One genomic window of Sphingomonas sp. C3-2 includes the following:
- a CDS encoding transglycosylase domain-containing protein, giving the protein MSDDSVTPGTTELAADGGFQGSVAAPDPSLGGLPPHLPDQPSPAARRWRWWKRGALAALILFVVLVIWLAITAPLSQSLKPIAPPSITLLSAEGKPIARRGAIIEKPVDVTALPKHVPQAFMAIEDRRFYSHPGIDPLGIARAAWRNMVAGGVREGGSTITQQLAKVAFLSADRTAARKLREVLIAFWLEAWLSKDEILSRYLSNVYFGDNVYGLRAASLHYFSRPPEKLTVPQAAMLAGLLKAPSRLSPAVNLKGARERSKLVMAAMVDAGFIDAKTAAGLKPAGVNIRPLRDMPTGTYFADWVLPEARDRAGAVYQEQRVTTTLDSDLQRMAERAVRTAGLGSAQVALVAMRPDGEVVAMIGGRSYADSPFNRVTQAKRQPGSTFKLFVYLAAMRAGMSPDTVVEDTPLVVGDWAPANSGGRYRGKITLRQAFALSSNVAAVRLAQAVGLDQVVRAARDLGITTPLGDQPSLALGTSGTTLLEMTAAYAAVAGNSYPVRAHGLPEEERSWFDRLWDRKRSFDSDTREKMLTLLAAAANDGTGRSAALNARTYGKTGTTQDNRDAIFIGFAGDLVTGVWIGRDDNKPMAGVGGGGLPARIWRAFMADALRDQPRPVKTVIEEEPVENLIDDAANAAEEGIDLNVQLSNDGVIISTQPLPGINASISLPVDLPGQRPSAPAPADAPVANAQAPANQ; this is encoded by the coding sequence ATGAGCGACGATAGCGTGACGCCGGGAACGACCGAATTGGCAGCGGACGGCGGCTTTCAGGGTTCGGTTGCTGCACCGGATCCGTCGCTTGGCGGTCTGCCCCCGCACCTGCCCGATCAACCGTCTCCCGCTGCAAGGCGCTGGCGCTGGTGGAAACGCGGCGCGCTGGCGGCGCTCATTCTTTTTGTCGTGCTCGTCATCTGGCTGGCGATCACCGCGCCGCTGTCCCAGTCGCTCAAGCCCATTGCCCCGCCCAGCATCACGCTGCTTTCGGCCGAGGGAAAACCGATCGCCCGGCGCGGTGCGATCATCGAGAAGCCGGTCGACGTCACCGCGCTGCCCAAGCATGTGCCACAGGCGTTCATGGCGATCGAGGATCGCCGCTTCTACAGCCATCCGGGGATCGACCCGCTCGGCATTGCCCGCGCCGCCTGGCGCAACATGGTTGCCGGCGGGGTGCGTGAGGGCGGCAGCACGATCACGCAGCAACTTGCCAAGGTGGCGTTCCTCAGCGCCGATCGTACCGCCGCGCGCAAGCTGCGCGAAGTGCTGATCGCCTTCTGGCTCGAGGCCTGGCTGTCGAAGGACGAGATCCTCTCGCGCTATCTCTCGAACGTCTATTTCGGCGACAATGTCTATGGGCTGCGCGCCGCGTCGCTCCATTATTTCAGCCGCCCGCCCGAAAAGCTCACCGTGCCGCAGGCGGCGATGCTCGCCGGCTTGCTCAAGGCGCCGTCGCGCCTGTCGCCCGCGGTCAATCTGAAGGGCGCGCGCGAACGGTCCAAGCTGGTGATGGCGGCGATGGTCGATGCCGGTTTCATCGATGCGAAGACGGCGGCGGGCCTGAAGCCCGCAGGCGTCAACATCCGCCCGCTGCGCGATATGCCGACGGGCACCTATTTTGCCGATTGGGTGCTTCCCGAGGCGCGCGACCGGGCCGGCGCGGTCTATCAGGAACAGCGCGTGACGACGACGCTCGACAGCGATCTCCAGCGCATGGCCGAACGCGCGGTGCGCACCGCCGGGCTTGGCAGTGCGCAGGTCGCGCTCGTCGCGATGCGCCCCGATGGCGAGGTCGTCGCGATGATCGGCGGGCGCAGCTATGCCGACAGCCCGTTCAACCGCGTGACACAGGCCAAGCGTCAGCCGGGGTCGACCTTCAAGCTGTTCGTCTATCTGGCCGCGATGCGCGCGGGCATGAGCCCCGACACGGTGGTCGAGGATACCCCGCTTGTGGTTGGCGACTGGGCGCCCGCGAACAGTGGCGGCCGCTATCGCGGAAAGATCACGCTGCGGCAGGCCTTTGCCTTGTCGTCCAACGTGGCGGCGGTGCGGCTGGCGCAGGCGGTGGGACTGGATCAGGTGGTGCGCGCCGCGCGCGATCTGGGGATCACCACGCCGCTGGGGGATCAGCCGAGCCTTGCACTCGGTACCTCGGGCACCACGCTGCTCGAAATGACGGCGGCCTATGCGGCGGTGGCCGGCAACAGCTATCCGGTGCGCGCGCATGGCCTGCCGGAAGAGGAACGCAGCTGGTTCGACCGCCTGTGGGATCGCAAGCGCAGTTTCGATTCGGACACGCGTGAAAAGATGCTGACGCTGCTGGCTGCGGCCGCCAATGACGGTACGGGGCGCTCGGCCGCGCTCAACGCGCGCACCTATGGCAAGACGGGGACGACGCAGGACAATCGCGATGCGATCTTCATCGGCTTTGCCGGCGATCTGGTGACCGGCGTGTGGATCGGCAGGGACGACAACAAGCCGATGGCTGGGGTCGGTGGTGGCGGCCTCCCTGCGCGGATCTGGCGCGCCTTCATGGCCGATGCGCTGCGCGACCAGCCGCGCCCGGTGAAGACGGTTATCGAGGAAGAGCCCGTTGAAAATCTGATCGATGACGCCGCCAATGCCGCCGAAGAGGGGATCGACCTCAATGTCCAGCTGAGCAATGACGGGGTGATCATCTCCACCCAGCCATTGCCGGGCATCAATGCCAGCATCTCGCTGCCCGTCGATCTGCCCGGTCAGCGGCCGTCGGCGCCCGCACCCGCCGATGCGCCTGTCGCCAATGCCCAGGCACCGGCCAATCAGTAA